A single region of the Glycine max cultivar Williams 82 chromosome 20, Glycine_max_v4.0, whole genome shotgun sequence genome encodes:
- the LOC100815578 gene encoding signal peptide peptidase-like 5, whose amino-acid sequence MECSNYTRINISIPVVEITKSTGDTLNKLLTSKSKVEILLYAPTRPVVDYSVAFLWLMAVGTVICASLWSDITAPDQTDERYNELSPKVFPLSEAGKDDSEDLVNIDTKGAIVFVITASTFLVLLFFFMSSWFIWVLIILFCIGGIEGMHNCIVSLALRKRPKCGQKTQNLPMFGEVSIFSLVVLLFCVIFAVVWVATRHESFSWFGQDTLGIGLMITVLQLARLPNIKVATVLLCCAFVYDIFWVFISPVIFQKSVMITVARGDKAGGEAIPMLLRFPRLSDPWGGYDMIGFGDILFPGLLVSFARRFDKANKKGVASGYFLWLVIGYGFGLFFTYLGLYMMNGHGQPALLYLVPCTLGVTVVLGCKRGELKYLWSYDADSSSSS is encoded by the exons TGGAGATTTTGTTATATGCTCCAACTCGCCCAGTTGTAGACTACTCAGTTGCATTTTTGTGGTTGATGGCTGTTGGAACAGTTATATGTGCTTCACTATGGTCAGATATAACTGCTCCTGATCAAACTGATGAACGCTATAATGAATTGTCTCCCAAGGTTTTTCC CTTGTCTGAAGCAGGGAAAGATGATTCTGAGGACTTGGTTAACATAGATACAAAGGGTGCTATCGTCTTCGTCATTACGGCATCTACTTTTCTTGTGCTACTGTTCTTCTTCATGTCGTCTTGGTTTATCTGGGTGCTGATTATACTTTTCTGCATTGGTGGTATTGAG GGGATGCACAATTGTATTGTAAGCCTCGCTTTAAG AAAGCGTCCAAAATGTGGTCAGAAGACTCAGAATTTACCTATGTTTGGAGAGGTTTCTATTTTCTCGCTGGTAGTGTTACTATTCTGCGTGATATTTGCGGTTGTGTGGGTTGCTACTCGGCATGAATCATTTTCATGGTTTGGCCAAGATACTCTT GGCATTGGTTTGATGATAACAGTCTTACAGTTGGCTCGGTTGCCTAATATTAAG GTTGCAACTGTACTCCTTTGTTGTGCATTTGTATACGACATCTTTTGGGTATTCATATCTCCAGTGATATTCCAGAAGAGTGTTATGATTACA GTTGCTCGTGGTGACAAGGCCGGTGGTGAAGCAATTCCTATGCTTTTGAGATTTCCTCGTCTTTCTGATCCTTGGGGTGGCTATGATATGATTGGATTTGGAGATATTCTCTTTCCTGGTTTGCTTGTTTCCTTTGCTCGTAG ATTCGACAAAGCTAATAAGAAGGGGGTCGCAAGCGGATATTTTCTTTGGTTGGTAATTGGCTATGGTTTTG GCCTCTTCTTCACATATCTGGGGCTATATATGATGAACGGTCATGGACAACCTGCACTGCTGTACCTGGTTCCATGTACACTAG GAGTGACTGTGGTATTGGGATGCAAAAGAGGTGAGCTAAAGTACCTTTGGAGCTATGATGCAGACTCCTCCTCCTCGTCTTAG
- the LOC102660896 gene encoding putative lipid-transfer protein DIR1 — protein sequence MSMYLKQKQMIVGVALVVFLLLISVKGQSICNVSLPDLMTCKPAVTPPNPTPPSQQCCSVLSHADLPCLCSYKNSPLLPSLGIDPKLALQLPAKCNLPHPPNC from the coding sequence ATGAGTATGTATCTGAAGCAGAAGCAGATGATAGTGGGTGTGGCATTGGTGGTGTTCTTGTTGTTGATTTCGGTGAAGGGACAAAGCATATGCAACGTATCCTTACCAGATTTAATGACATGCAAACCAGCGGTGACGCCTCCAAATCCAACGCCACCCTCCCAACAGTGCTGTTCTGTACTCTCACATGCAGACTTGCCCTGCCTTTGCTCTTACAAGAACTCCCCACTATTGCCTTCTCTCGGAATTGATCCTAAGCTCGCCCTCCAACTCCCTGCCAAGTGCAACCTTCCTCATCCTCCCAACTGCTAA